One Lachancea thermotolerans CBS 6340 chromosome F complete sequence DNA window includes the following coding sequences:
- the PHO2 gene encoding Pho2p (similar to uniprot|P07269 Saccharomyces cerevisiae YDL106C PHO2 Homeobox transcription factor regulatory targets include genes involved in phosphate metabolism binds cooperatively with Pho4p to the PHO5 promoter phosphorylation of Pho2p facilitates interaction with Pho4p), translating into MEEYQANGIEFNPQFQPQYEVQNTFENGQSGSEASENAAQTGAQKDGTAGSRAAPAHSDQNRDERPRTKRTRATGEALNILKREFEENPNPNAQNRKRISELTGLPEKNVRIWFQNRRAKHRKTDRIAKPTAVETSVPGNSYLASDFDRIPLDINPNYCFIDVKSLTVGSWKRLKSGNLKADDLSTIKRLSNLSPISINEIMANATDLMVLISKKNHEINYFFSAIANNTKILFRIFFPIATVVDCSLTVAPESLQNEDPATEDAVRAEQDKVCELRLNVSKAPTFAVYFSDGADQFSANQWSICEDFSEERQVSEAYTGGSNIPHIITGLGNSLNFMNSTIQDHNSGNSVLSHTSHSGSQGSVNVSDAQNLILHPEPQSLGPRQQPFFDDFNEHEELYGMGEQNTSQFAHSNANQTHPFTQHAAPAAGNDHGSPQYTESGVPRTPDFLRSHAEMGNEEQSGLNNLLIFEDQNNNNTKNGQSYF; encoded by the coding sequence ATGGAGGAATATCAAGCTAACGGGATTGAGTTCAACCCTCAGTTTCAGCCCCAGTACGAGGTTCAGAATACGTTTGAGAACGGACAGTCGGGTTCGGAAGCCAGTGAAAACGCGGCGCAAACCGGAGCCCAAAAGGACGGTACAGCGGGCTCGCGGGCTGCACCAGCCCACTCCGACCAAAATAGGGACGAAAGGCCCCGCACCAAGCGTACCAGGGCAACTGGTGAAGCACtcaatattttgaagcgcgaatttgaagaaaacccaaACCCTAATGCACAAAACAGGAAGCGAATCTCAGAGCTCACAGGGCTGCCCGAAAAAAATGTCAGAATATGGTTCCAGAATAGGCGCGCCAAACACCGTAAAACGGATCGTATTGCCAAGCCCACAGCCGTGGAGACAAGCGTGCCTGGCAACTCATACCTTGCTTCAGACTTCGACCGAATTCCCCTCGATATTAACCCCAACTATTGTTTCATTGATGTTAAGTCGTTGACAGTTGGTAGCTGGAAACGTTTGAAGAGTGGGAACTTAAAAGCAGACGACCTTAGTACCATAAAACGCCTGTCTAACCTCTCCCCCATTTCGATCAATGAGATAATGGCAAACGCGACTGATCTAATGGTAttaatttcaaagaaaaaccaTGAAATAAACTACTTTTTCAGCGCCATAGCGAACAACACCAAAATACTGTTTCGCATTTTCTTTCCTATTGCGACCGTTGTCGACTGCTCACTTACAGTCGCCCCCGAGTCGCTTCAAAACGAGGACCCGGCAACGGAAGACGCAGTACGAGCTGAGCAAGACAAGGTCTGCGAGCTGCGACTCAATGTATCGAAAGCCCCAACGTTTGCTGTTTACTTTTCTGATGGTGCTGATCAGTTTTCTGCTAATCAGTGGTCCATTTGCGAAGACTTTTCTGAAGAGAGACAAGTCAGTGAAGCTTACACAGGGGGCTCCAATATTCCACACATTATAACCGGTTTGGGAAATTCGTTGAATTTCATGAATTCAACGATACAAGACCATAATAGCGGAAACAGCGTTCTATCGCATACCTCACACTCGGGTTCGCAAGGATCTGTGAATGTTTCCGACGCACAAAATTTAATTCTCCATCCAGAGCCGCAGTCGCTAGGTCCTCGGCAACAGCCATTTTTCGATGATTTTAACGAGCATGAAGAGCTCTATGGAATGGGGGAACAAAATACTTCACAGTTTGCGCATTCTAATGCAAATCAAACACATCCTTTCACTCAGCATGCGGCACCAGCAGCTGGCAACGATCACGGATCGCCACAGTATACAGAATCTGGTGTGCCTAGGACACCAGACTTTCTGAGGTCGCATGCGGAAATGGGTAACGAGGAGCAGAGCGGTCTCAACAACTTattgatttttgaagatcagAATAATAACAACACCAAGAACGGTCAAAGCTACTTTTAG
- the HUL5 gene encoding ubiquitin-ubiquitin ligase HUL5 (similar to uniprot|P53119 Saccharomyces cerevisiae YGL141W) — translation MLNFTGQTKRRNVNLGNRSGKSKQDLLINAKIEREKRALARRNEENAIVMQSAIRKHLSNKKTFGILTKDITRTKSLSLAIAYPTAILNIMGSEVLSKVLTGLSNDGDLLLNLRLIRIIPELGYQEYSKEFLISVLSRLSPLNQLQKEFVDAVVVFLETACYDLPKEVLIKVVQLIKAFGADQTQYVASVYGVSMQHARNSNNIRRFLQCLGPQCSPRFLPTDAVSSNLVENLAYILNSTENIDSAAYCHQVLLCVSNMELGSLSGCENFGKLYNREFVDFITSSDSEQLFDKMSVFVKHAPSVESRNNILVSLIAKPGFLMKSHQQALGATTNSTAASKKIYLLVELLNVFLSVASDFEILRNTDVFPLELLRRTTDFLKMICFESMWNESGPWQELPDSFLNTLKKIHLRDSRLHFCSRKKDADYWSISDGEFLNVNITKYIEDYEAFYREKLHSSQSEEDEAENFNLLERKRDIRQEFLSHLELSFSNRPSTRQFRKLGILTKAPFFIPFRQRVEWLYFLISLDRKRLALESNGMGGLFPAWNSGSGSDKQNATISREHLLEDAYNAYNPIGESFKSKLSITFVNEFGPEAGIDGGGITKEFLTSVTGEAFKIDKHKLFRSNNNHEIYPTSNLTSAQSVKFLWFLGKVLGKCLYDHVLINVTFADFFLKKLLNVNNANSSFDDLASLDSELYSNLAKLSEMNAEQLQSLGLRFEVTDEDTLEAVDLMPSCPASFVTKSNVLQYLLAVADYKLNRKLKTGSRAFAGGLYTMIPPHWIEMFNSVELQMLISGGDKDIDLADLRKHTEYGDYSEQHQTVRDFWEILEECTAEERLKFIKFVTSVPRAPLQGFGSLNPLFGIRNAGRETARLPTASTCVNLLKLPDYRNKQLLKTKLLYAINAEARFDLS, via the coding sequence ATGCTGAACTTCACAGGGCAAACAAAGCGCCGCAATGTTAACTTGGGAAACAGATCTGGAAAGTCAAAGCAGGATCTCTTGATTAACGCCAAGATAGAGCGGGAAAAAAGGGCGTTGGCGCGAAGAAATGAAGAGAATGCCATCGTCATGCAGAGTGCTATTCGAAAACATCTTagcaacaaaaaaactTTTGGCATTCTAACGAAAGACATAACGCGGACTAAATCACTCAGTTTGGCTATCGCGTACCCTACCGCGATACTCAATATCATGGGTTCAGAAGTGCTGTCTAAAGTGTTAACAGGCCTTTCTAACGATGGAGATCTTTTGCTTAACTTGCGACTTATCCGTATCATTCCTGAACTAGGATATCAGGAGTACTCTAAGGAATTTCTAATAAGTGTGCTTTCACGATTGTCTCCTTTAAACCAACTCCAAAAGGAATTTGTTGACGCGgtcgtcgtcttcttgGAGACTGCTTGCTACGATCTACCCAAAGAAGTTCTGATTAAAGTTGTTCAACTGATCAAGGCCTTTGGCGCTGATCAAACTCAATATGTTGCATCCGTTTATGGCGTTTCAATGCAGCATGCAAgaaacagcaacaacaTTAGACGCTTTCTACAGTGCTTAGGGCCTCAGTGTTCCCCTAGATTCCTGCCTACAGACGCAGTAAGCAGCAATTTGGTAGAAAACCTCGCATATATTCTCAACTCAACAGAAAACATTGATAGCGCGGCTTATTgccatcaagttcttctttgtgtATCGAACATGGAACTGGGGTCCTTGTCGGGCTGCGAGAACTTTGGCAAGCTTTACAATAGAGAATTTGTGGACTTTATAACAAGTTCGGATTCTGAACAACTTTTCGATAAGATGAGCGTTTTCGTGAAGCACGCTCCTAGCGTTGAGAGCAGGAATAACATTTTGGTATCGCTGATTGCGAAACCCGGTTTCCTAATGAAATCACACCAGCAAGCCCTGGGAGCGACTACTAACAGCACAGCAGCATCCAAGAAGATTTATCTTTTAgttgaacttctcaatGTTTTCTTGTCAGTTGCCAGCGACTTTGAAATACTAAGAAACACTGATGTATTTCcacttgaacttttgagaagaacCACGGACTTCTTAAAAATGATTTGCTTCGAGAGCATGTGGAATGAAAGTGGGCCATGGCAAGAGCTCCCTGATTCATTTTTGAACACGCTTAAAAAGATCCACTTACGGGACTCCAGGCTCCATTTTTGCTCACGTAAAAAGGATGCAGACTATTGGAGTATAAGCGATGGGGAATTCTTGAACGTTAACATTACCAAATACATCGAAGATTACGAGGCATTCTACAGAGAAAAATTACATTCATCACaaagtgaagaagatgaggcagagaacttcaacctgcttgaaagaaaaagggaCATACGGCAGGAGTTTTTATCTCACCTGGAGCTTTCGTTCTCTAACCGCCCATCTACACGACAGTTTCGTAAACTTGGCATCCTAACAAAGGCACCCTTTTTTATTCCTTTCCGTCAGAGAGTTGAGTGGCTTTATTTTCTTATATCGCTAGATCGCAAGCGTTTGGCACTCGAGTCAAATGGCATGGGAGGCCTTTTTCCCGCTTGGAATTCCGGCTCCGGTTCTGATAAACAGAATGCAACTATATCTCGTGAGCATCTGTTAGAAGACGCGTACAATGCATACAACCCTATCGgcgaaagcttcaagtctaAACTCTCAATTACCTTTGTTAATGAGTTCGGCCCAGAGGCCGGTATTGATGGCGGCGGAATCACGAAGGAATTTCTTACGAGTGTTACGGGCGAAGCTTTCAAGATTGATAAACACAAACTATTCAGGAGCAATAACAATCATGAAATATACCCAACAAGCAACTTGACAAGTGCTCAAAGTGTGAAGTTTTTGTGGTTCCTTGGCAAAGTCCTCGGCAAGTGCCTGTACGACCATGTTTTGATAAATGTGACCTTCGcagacttcttcttgaagaaactgctAAATGTCAACAATGCTAACTCATCTTTTGATGACTTAGCTAGCTTAGATTCGGAGTTATATTCCAACCTTGCAAAGCTATCGGAAATGAACGCGGAGCAATTGCAGTCGCTGGGACTTCGGTTTGAAGTGACGGACGAAGACACGCTTGAAGCTGTGGACTTAATGCCAAGTTGTCCCGCTTCATTTGTCACTAAATCCAACGTTTTGCAGTACCTTTTGGCGGTAGCTGATTATAAACTGAATCGCAAGCTAAAAACGGGGTCTCGAGCCTTCGCTGGAGGACTCTATACGATGATACCTCCTCATTGGATAGAAATGTTCAACTCGGTGGAGCTTCAAATGCTGATATCTGGAGGCGACAAAGACATAGATTTAGCGGACCTCCGCAAGCATACTGAATACGGCGATTACAGTGAACAGCACCAAACTGTGCGCGATTTTTGGGAAATATTAGAGGAATGCACCGCAGAAGAGCGTTTaaagttcatcaaatttGTGACTTCAGTCCCCAGGGCTCCACTTCAAGGCTTTGGCTCTCTCAACCCGCTCTTTGGAATTAGAAACGCGGGCAGAGAAACTGCTCGTTTGCCTACAGCATCTACATGCGTcaatcttttgaagctccCTGACTATAGAAATaaacagcttttgaagaccaaGCTACTTTATGCCATCAATGCAGAGGCCAGATTTGACCTTTCGTAG
- the MSS2 gene encoding Mss2p (similar to uniprot|P40990 Saccharomyces cerevisiae YDL107W MSS2 Peripherally bound inner membrane protein of the mitochondrial matrix required for export of C-terminal tail of Cox2p through the inner membrane) produces MRSSLLRFEGTNSRSSMNSKASLCFKRLASFKLPNRPPFHEVFPQKTLVNRILFELDSKLTFPKLYPVYESIYNNLGHSDRENALPKSFTASDVMIMKKVLEKLRHRTKSTNRNFIALENELLEKAAEMGDNDAIGLLAYSVLKNPQKNSAEDVAHAKSLIKQLYQMNHSLTLKLTGDFAWRSDDFTNAESYYKRFLEFENDTFRAGEVYGQLGILYLRKPDLKEAERCFLSSISLAPRENVVKSYYHLAQLYMESYPLKARSLMESAAAEGFKESFQLLGFLEMNYFQNYAKSQQWFKLGMELFEVDCYIGYFDSCVKMQKWHLAKKCLETMHLLVQKNTAQYPAYETFLKSREDKIEALKLHSTNPHIEVSKYATQMRGSPATKRNTWGL; encoded by the coding sequence ATGAGATCGTCCTTGCTCAGATTCGAAGGAACAAATAGCAGGTCCAGTATGAATTCTAAAGCCAGCTtatgcttcaaaaggctTGCAAGTTTCAAGCTACCTAATCGGCCGCCCTTTCATGAGGTTTTCCCGCAAAAAACACTAGTAAATCGAATTCTATTTGAACTCGACAGTAAATTGACATTTCCTAAGCTTTATCCTGTTTATGAATCGATTTACAACAATCTGGGACATAGCGACCGGGAAAACGCGCTTCCAAAGTCTTTCACAGCTTCAGATGTTATGATTATGAAAAAAGTTCTAGAGAAGCTGCGGCATCGCACTAAAAGCACTAACAGGAACTTCATTGCCCTAGAAAACGAGTTACTAGAAAAGGCGGCAGAGATGGGCGACAATGATGCCATCGGGTTACTTGCATATAgcgttttgaaaaatcctCAGAAGAATTCCGCGGAAGATGTTGCACATGCCAAGAGCCTTATAAAACAGCTTTATCAGATGAACCACTCGCTTACCCTAAAACTTACAGGCGATTTTGCTTGGAGATCAGATGATTTTACGAACGCTGAGAGCTATTATAAACGTTTCCTTGAGTTCGAAAACGATACATTCAGAGCAGGCGAAGTTTATGGCCAGCTCGGTATTTTGTACTTAAGAAAGCCTGATCTCAAGGAGGCGGAGCGCTGTTTTTTATCAAGCATCAGTTTAGCACCACGAGAAAATGTTGTTAAGTCGTATTATCATCTTGCACAACTATACATGGAGTCATACCCTCTCAAAGCCAGGTCTTTAATGGAAAGTGCCGCAGCCGAAGGGTTCAAGGAATCCTTTCAGCTCTTGGGATTCTTGGAGATGaactattttcaaaattatgCAAAATCACAACAGTGGTTTAAATTAGGAATGGAGTTGTTCGAAGTTGATTGCTATATTGGATACTTCGACAGCTGCGTCAAAATGCAAAAATGGCACTTGGCCAAAAAGTGTTTGGAGACTATGCACTTGTtggttcaaaaaaatacagCTCAATACCCAGCTTACGaaacctttttgaaatctcgCGAAGACAAAATtgaggctttgaaattaCATTCCACAAATCCCCACATTGAAGTCAGCAAATATGCAACTCAAATGAGAGGTTCGCCAGCAACCAAAAGAAACACGTGGGGGCTGTAG
- the EAR1 gene encoding Ear1p (similar to uniprot|Q03212 Saccharomyces cerevisiae YMR171C Endosomal protein of unknown function mRNA is targeted to the bud via the mRNA transport system involving She2p), which yields MFLAELLRKHLGVVLLGALWVRPSACGYVPERFEEQHYLGSEPYDDGYKNDLDIDLMLFSLAFMVSCYFVLTLVYFAVKFFLRRYFRSGIALSGDGEGHVIGPAVNARWPSPLDDVNAVRDKLAAMSPEEQFYYKQGEEFIKQNPPLLIPDQLPGGSNTVDPIINEHTLRFIDEEGAHAWEFQPDPKLPNDSVLVENKTEITFLNYNYDVSVMTNLPIPRLNWVYYCEFKIFELNTAGSNNNNHLSQNELISFGLSTSPYPYFRLPGRHHHSVAYDSTGARRFNDSFELSAELSSIFPSCEKGDVIGIGYRTNSGTIFFTRNGKKLSEKSIGGHIKGWKFKYIYPVVGSNIPCKIHVNFGTYGFVYIEANVKKWGYAKSHGLKLPPPSYEDYGQDVLLESSYEDDATDNESISTTDGDIIDNEGHLLPPPPGFEFSVSPQPSDAGQFTLNSLPAEPPVYASDNQIDGEDNETAERLEHIVRDSDIRDSAYPGNELGKNTMANQFL from the coding sequence ATGTTTCTAGcagaacttcttcgaaagcATCTCGGAGTCGTTCTCCTTGGTGCTTTGTGGGTTAGACCGTCAGCTTGCGGGTATGTTCCCGAGagatttgaagagcaaCATTATTTGGGGTCGGAACCGTATGACGATGGATATAAGAACGATTTGGATATAGACTTGATGCTCTTCAGCCTGGCTTTCATGGTATCGTGCTATTTTGTGCTAACCTTGGTGTATTTTGCGGTCAAGTTTTTCCTTAGACGGTACTTCCGCTCTGGCATTGCATTAAGTGGCGACGGCGAAGGTCATGTTATTGGACCAGCTGTAAATGCCAGGTGGCCCAGCCCTTTAGACGATGTAAACGCTGTGAGGGACAAGTTGGCTGCGATGTCGCCAGAAGAGCAGTTTTATTACAAGCAGGGTGAGGAGTTCATCAAGCAAAACCCTCCTCTGCTCATACCGGATCAGCTTCCTGGTGGATCAAATACAGTCGACCCCATAATTAATGAGCACACATTGAGGTTCATCGATGAGGAAGGCGCTCATGCGTGGGAATTCCAACCAGATCCGAAGCTTCCCAACGATAGTGTCCTTGTGGAGAACAAGACCGAAATCACATTTTTGAACTATAACTATGATGTATCGGTGATGACAAATCTTCCTATTCCACGTTTGAATTGGGTTTATTACTGCGAATTTAAAATCTTTGAGCTAAACACTGCAGGCAGtaacaacaacaatcaTCTTTCTCAGAATGAGTTAATATCGTTTGGCTTATCGACTAGTCCCTACCCATATTTCAGGTTGCCAGGAAGGCACCATCACTCCGTTGCTTATGACTCTACTGGGGCACGTAGGTTCAATgattcttttgagctgtCCGCCGAGCTTTCTTCGATATTCCCTTCATGCGAAAAGGGTGATGTTATTGGCATAGGGTACCGAACAAACAGTGGAACGATCTTTTTTACGCGTAATGGTAAAAAGCTTAGCGAAAAGTCGATTGGAGGGCACATTAAGGGCTGGAAGTTCAAATATATATATCCAGTTGTGGGTTCGAATATTCCATGCAAAATCCACGTTAATTTTGGAACCTATGGTTTTGTCTATATTGAGGCTAATGTTAAAAAGTGGGGGTATGCCAAGTCGCATGGTCTCAAGCTTCCACCACCTTCTTATGAGGATTATGGACAAGATGTGCTTCTCGAAAGTAGCTATGAAGATGATGCGACAGACAACGAAAGCATATCTACTACCGATGGCGACATAATTGACAACGAAGGACATCTGTTACCCCCGCCTCCTGGCTTTGAATTTAGTGTTTCGCCGCAGCCATCTGACGCAGGCCAATTTACGTTAAACTCTTTGCCTGCAGAACCTCCAGTATATGCGTCTGATAATCAAATAGACGGCGAGGATAATGAGACTGCTGAGCGGTTAGAACATATTGTTCGAGACTCTGACATACGGGACAGTGCTTATCCCGGAAATGAATTGGGAAAGAATACAATGGCTAATCAGTTTTTGTAA
- the GPI10 gene encoding putative glycosylphosphatidylinositol-alpha 1,2 mannosyltransferase (similar to uniprot|P30777 Saccharomyces cerevisiae YGL142C GPI10 Integral membrane protein involved in glycosylphosphatidylinositol (GPI) anchor synthesis putative alpha 1 2 mannosyltransferase required for addition of the third mannose onto the GPI core structure human PIG-Bp is a functional homolog), whose translation MAPKEHQKVSLRHVLILFRLINCFFVQSFFQPDEFWQCLEPAHYMAFGYGDLTWEWKFGLRSYAIPFIFELVYRTVGAVSKFASGIVYMAANSFAALVHYLAPNSDLGWEMAFEMQQFPREIQEFLEYQGVLWAPKIFMALLAAVGEWYMIDFIDEVLSRAFNGDEKDKVSNKAHVKIAASILSLTNFFNYFMITRTFANTFEMALTSIALYYWDWSMGQTISSRDFTVSLFLGILLCFQRPTNALIWVPLGTYTVLNLTLRNDTQNLLRLGRKLFFVFFQVFILNLGIDYYFYGHLSVPAYRFIKFNYTSALSSFYGTAPWHFHLLQTLPLILGFSIPLFAYGFFFMNFKKTIGFLGNTVTQIRVIVIINVLAFSAVSHKEFRFLYTLQPFLTLFSSAALGRLIPKIKEVKNALLKSILWAVPFISIFSALAILSFQEVGVIEVTKYLHNIPRVQSVGFIMPCHSTPWQSHIHRKDIGDLWSITCEPPLYLLNDPQGKKKLSDYMDESDYLYENIPKFVYKNFPPVFRKELRSPGKVYTHEWPEYLVIFQHLDEEFMNKFLEDSGYLVEKRFFNSLKHWDSRRSGDIIVYHKPPWV comes from the coding sequence ATGGCGCCGAAGGAGCATCAGAAAGTCTCTCTTAGGCATGTGCTGATTCTCTTTAGACTAATCAACTGCTTTTTCGTTCAGTCGTTTTTCCAGCCGGATGAATTTTGGCAGTGTTTAGAGCCAGCCCACTACATGGCCTTTGGTTATGGTGATTTAACGTGGGAGTGGAAGTTCGGCCTTCGAAGCTATGCGATTCCATTTATATTCGAGCTAGTTTACCGTACGGTTGGAGCTGTTTCCAAGTTTGCATCAGGTATTGTATATATGGCTGCCAACAGCTTTGCGGCCCTAGTACACTATTTAGCGCCAAACTCAGACCTTGGATGGGAGATGGCATTTGAGATGCAGCAATTTCCTCGAGAGATtcaagagtttttggagtACCAAGGTGTTTTGTGGGCCCCAAAGATTTTTAtggctcttcttgctgctgtggGTGAATGGTACATGATCGACTTCATTGATGAGGTACTTTCTAGGGCTTTTAATGGAGATGAGAAAGACAAAGTTAGCAACAAAGCCCACGTCAAAATCGCCGCTTCCATTTTAAGTTTGACCAACTTCTTTAACTATTTCATGATTACAAGAACTTTCGCCAACACCTTTGAAATGGCATTGACTTCAATTGCGTTATATTACTGGGATTGGTCAATGGGCCAAACTATCAGTAGTAGAGATTTTACGGTGAGCCTTTTCCTTGGCATTCTTTTGTGCTTTCAAAGACCAACTAATGCTCTAATTTGGGTTCCTCTTGGAACTTACACTGTACTGAATTTAACACTCAGAAATGATACCCAAAACCTACTGAGACTTGGACGCAAGttattttttgttttcttccaggTCTTTATATTGAATTTGGGGATTGATTACTATTTTTACGGTCATTTGTCGGTCCCTGCCTACAGattcatcaagttcaacTACACAAGCGCTCTGTCAAGCTTCTACGGGACAGCCCCTTGGCATTTCCACCTGCTACAAACCTTACCACTAATCTTAGGATTCTCAATTCCTTTGTTTGCGtatggctttttctttatgAACTTTAAAAAAACCATTGGTTTCCTGGGTAATACAGTAACACAAATTCGAGTAATTGTTATTATTAACGTACTTGCGTTTTCTGCAGTATCGCACAAGGAATTTCGGTTTCTCTATACCCTTCAGCCTTTTTTGACCTTGTTTTCCAGTGCAGCCTTGGGCCGGTTGATCCCCAAGATAAAAGAGGTTAAAAACGCTTTATTGAAGAGCATATTATGGGCCGTGCCCTTTATATCAATCTTTTCCGCATTGGCTATCCTGTCCTTTCAAGAGGTTGGTGTAATTGAAGTAACAAAGTACTTGCACAATATTCCAAGAGTACAGAGTGTGGGCTTTATAATGCCTTGCCACTCGACCCCATGGCAATCTCATATTCACCGGAAAGATATCGGAGATCTGTGGTCAATAACCTGCGAGCCACCTCTCTACTTGTTGAACGACCCACaaggaaagaagaagctctcCGACTACATGGATGAAAGCGACTACTTATATGAGAACATCCCCAAGTTTGTGTACAAGAATTTTCCTCCAGTTTTCAGAAAAGAGCTGCGCTCGCCCGGCAAGGTATATACTCATGAATGGCCCGAATACCTCGtgatttttcaacatctcGACGAGGAGTTCATGAATAAATTTCTTGAGGATAGTGGTTAccttgttgaaaagagatTTTTCAACTCATTGAAGCATTGGGATTCGAGAAGATCAGGAGACATAATTGTGTACCATAAGCCGCCCTGGGTATAA